Within the Enterobacter roggenkampii genome, the region TTCTGTGTGTAATGACCGCGCGTATCAGGATGAACTTCAGCAGGTTATCGATGGCTATATCACTGAACACGGTTTTGCCGAACTGGCGCGCCGCTACGCAACTAACCTGGCGAACGGGCGTTTTTTATGGCGCAACCGCGTCGGTGCTGAAAAAATCATCGTGAACGTGACGGGCAGTAAGTCGTGGACGTTTGATGCATACAATTATGCGCTGCGAGATTTTACAGCCAGCGACGAGAGCCTAAACGCACTGGCGCAGGAAATCGAAAAAGGGCTCAGCGGTGGAGGGTTTGTTCTCCTGAACGTCGAAGCGCAGGTGCTCCTCGGTGCCGGACAGGAGATTTTTCCGTCGCAGGAGCTGGTCCTGGACAGCAACAGCAGCAAGAGCCGCCTGTTGTATCAGGTAGACAGCGTTGCGGGCATGCACTCGCAGAAAATCGGGAATGCCATTCGAACTATCGATACCTGGCACCCTCAGGTAGATGCGCTGGGCGCTATCGCCGTTGAGCCGTACGGCTCAGTCACCAGTCGCGGTGTGGCCTGTCGTCAGCCGAAAGAGAAAATGGACTTCTACACCTTGCTTGATAACTGGGTGACGAAAGGACTGAAACCCGAGGTTGAGCAGCAGCATTACGTCATGGCTGTGCTGATCCGCGGTGGCGTTTTCGGTGAAAAGGGCGATTAAGGAGTGGCTATGGATCACTATCTTGAGATCCGCGTTCTGCCCGATCCGGAGTTCAGCGAGGAGATGCTGATGGCTGCGCTGGTGGCCAAGCTGCACCGCGCGCTGGGACAACGAGGGCAGGGGGATATAGGGATCAGCTTCCCGGCATATGGCCTTAAGCCTGGCCCCGTCTTACGCGTGCACGGTCATCATCAGGCACTAAGCGAACTTGAAGCATTGTCCTGGCGGAAAGGGTTGAGTGACTACTGCATGTCCTCAGACATCCAGCCCGTGCCTGTCGTCAACCAGTGGCGCTGCGTGAGCCGCGTCCAGGTGAAAAGCAGTGCGCAGAGGCTCATGCGACGCTCGGTGAAAAAAGGATGGTTAACAAAGGAGGAGGCGCAACAACGTCTTCTGACGATGCAGGAAGCGAGGACGGATTTACCCTGGCTTAACCTGCGCAGTCTCTCTACCGGCCAGTCTTTTAAGCTCTTCATTCGCCATGGTGATTTGCTCTCTACGCCTGTCTCCGGGATGTTTACGACCTACGGACTCAGCGCGACGGCGACGGTTCCCTGGTTCTAATACGTATAACCGCATCCGCGTTCAGGGTGCGGTTTTTTCAGCCAGGCGGGTATCAAAAATAAAGGGGAGTTGCTGAACTGAATTGAGCGCCGAGTGGAACGCCGGATGTAAGGGGTTAAGGATGGCATTGTTTTCATAAGGAATGATACAGGAAGGTAAGATAAGCGCGAGGGCACTGTTAGCCTGCAACCAACCG harbors:
- the csy3 gene encoding type I-F CRISPR-associated protein Csy3, which produces MAKAPTAVKTASVLAFERKLATSDAVMYSGSWQGNQWQPIRIQEKAVRGTISNRLKNALTNDPAKLDAEIQKANLQRVDVASLPADADTLKVKFTLRVLGNLSTPSVCNDRAYQDELQQVIDGYITEHGFAELARRYATNLANGRFLWRNRVGAEKIIVNVTGSKSWTFDAYNYALRDFTASDESLNALAQEIEKGLSGGGFVLLNVEAQVLLGAGQEIFPSQELVLDSNSSKSRLLYQVDSVAGMHSQKIGNAIRTIDTWHPQVDALGAIAVEPYGSVTSRGVACRQPKEKMDFYTLLDNWVTKGLKPEVEQQHYVMAVLIRGGVFGEKGD
- the cas6f gene encoding type I-F CRISPR-associated endoribonuclease Cas6/Csy4, translating into MDHYLEIRVLPDPEFSEEMLMAALVAKLHRALGQRGQGDIGISFPAYGLKPGPVLRVHGHHQALSELEALSWRKGLSDYCMSSDIQPVPVVNQWRCVSRVQVKSSAQRLMRRSVKKGWLTKEEAQQRLLTMQEARTDLPWLNLRSLSTGQSFKLFIRHGDLLSTPVSGMFTTYGLSATATVPWF